The genomic stretch TGCGGGCCTCCATGTCGTGGCGCAGCACGATCCCACGAAACAACTGATGCCGGTCGACACGGCCCATGCGGTGCAAGCCGATGGACGATTCCAATTCTCCGTGCCGCTGCCGCAACTGGGTGACTATACGATTGTGGTGCAAGCGCTGCGGGTGAGCGGGGCGCCGAGCGTGGAGCGGGTGCAAATCAGTCGTGTCGTCGCGCCGCAACCTTTGCGAGCCGGTGTTCAACTGACGCCCGATCCGAAGGCCACGCAGGGCGAGATTGCTGCGGAATCGGTTCAGTTGCACTTGGACCTGCTCCCGGATTGCGAGCAATGTGACCTGCTGGGAAGCCGCACCGGTGCCACAGCTGTCTTCGTGACCAATGTGATTACCGACGTCGACGGCCATACACGCCGCATCGAACGCCAAACTGACCTCGGCAGTGACGGGCAATATAATTTGTGCATTCCAGTGGCGCCCGGGAGCAACCGCGTGGCTATTGCCACTTGTAACGCCGCGACCGGCGCCGACCGGGCGCACTGTCCGCAAGCGCCGCCCGTTACGTTTACTGTTCGGGACCCGCGTCCGCGGATTACGTTGTTGGAACCGCTCGGGTCTTTTACGACGATTCTCGAGGCCAAGACGACGCCGCGCGTGGCCTTTGCAGCGCGTATCGAGAACTTGGCCCCGTCGACCACCGGCAGCTGCGATGACCGCGTGACGCTGCACTGGAATCGCGCCGCACCGGTCGCGCTATGTGCCGGGAGCGACGGAATCTATCGGGCGCAATTGAAGCCGCACACGGGGATCAATCTCGGGAGGGTGCGCGTGCGCTATGGGGCGCAAGAGCTCGCGGAGCAGGCGTTCGCTGTGGCGTGGGGCGAGCTGCACAGCCCGTGGGGCGCGGATGGGCGGCTGCTCGCGAATGATGCATGGTGGTATCGCGACGCTTTGACGATCGGCGTGCGCCAGGAATTTATGGCGCAAACGGTGCGTGAAGTTGTGAATCACGTGGCGGCCTCGGATCGCTTCGAACGCTTTCTGCAAGGCCTGCTCGATGTCAACGGCGGTGCCCCGGCAGCAGAGAGCGCAACCGCCGCCCATCTGAGTCAACAGATGGCCACGATTCAACAAGGGATCTGTCCGTGGACCGCATCCGGCGGGGATCATCACATGACGATGCAACTAGTCGAGCCGCCGCAGATCGGCGGTTTCGAGATCACGCGCATCACGTTTGCGCAAGATGAGATGCGCTTCGAAATCACGGTGCGCGATCTAAAAATATTGGCGCGCTATTTCCGCGACGATAATCGCGATGGCCAGCCAGACGAGGCCATTATTCCGCTCAAGATCGCGTTCCAACATCTGCTCCTCTATCCCAAGATCCGTTTAGAGCGCGGCGAACGACCGCGTGTACTCTTGACGGCCGACAGTACCGATTGCGACTATTTGGGGGACACGTATTGCCGCCATGCCCCCGCCGTGGTGATCCCGCAGAACTTCATCGGCGCGGCGACGGCGGCGCGCGGCTTCGTGACCTGCGACCATACGGAACAAGCGGTTTCGGAAGAAGTCGCCGCCCTCTGTCACGGGCTGAATGTCACCAATGCCCAAACGGGATTGCTCAGCCAAAGCGTCCTCGATGCGCTCAACGACGCCTTCTATTGTAACGGATCGGCGGCCCTGACGTTGCTCTTCCGCGAGAGCGCGTCGGATCTCGATCTGCAGGCCGGCTGCGGCAACACGGCGCCTTCCGACGACCAACGCGCCGCCCCGGTGCCGGGGATCATGCCGTTACAACTGTCGCAATGTCCGGCGCCGGACGCGCATGCGCTCTTCGCCAATCGGTCGTTGCGTTTGCCGGTCGGACTCGACCTGGTCCATAGTGTGCTGCAATTGAATAGTCAGGGGATGTCCGCGCGCATTGCGACGCGCATCGGGAACGAATCGTTTTTCAATGCGCTGCCGCCCGACGTGCGGCAATCGACGTTCGGCTATCTGACCGATGTCGGCGACCCGCATCTGCCGCTCGATCTTGGATTGGCGGGTGCGCGCGATTTGACGTTCGGTGTTGGCGAGAGTCTGCTCAATCAGATCCTCTTCGGCCTCAGTCTCCAAGCGGAGGGGCACGGTCCGTTGGATTGGGACCTCTCGCAAGTCTTTTATGAACGGCTCGGCATCGACTTAGTGGCGCAGTGTGACGCAGCCGAGCAGCCGAGCAGTCTCTGTTACCTGCGTCCGACCGTGAAAGACCTGTTCGGGACCGCGCTCACGAGCTACGGCTATTTTACGCCGCGCCATCCGGTGTTGCTCCGCTTGCGCGGCAGTCGTCGTGTGGCGCCCCACGTGCGTTTTTATCCCACAGACCTCGCCTTGCCGGTGATGGAGTCCGGACAGCCGGCAGGGAGTCGTCGTGCGCAAGTGATCGAGCTGCAAATTCCCGATCTGGAAATGGGCTTTTATGCACTGGAGACGGACCCCAGTCGCGGCACCGATCAATACGGCAACCCCGTGCTCCGGCTCGATCCGGATGGTCAGCCGATCATTTACTCGATGCGTCCCGAGCAATCCGATCCGCACGCCGGCGCGATAATACGCGCGCGCGCCACGTTGTTCCTGGCGTTCGAACTGGGGACGTTATTGCCGGACCCCGACGATCCATCGCATGTGGTGGTCCGTCTCAAGACCCTGCCGACCTTGACGCGGCTGAGTTTCGCGGCGGAACCGGGGAGCAACAGCACCCTCGTTCCGGAGCGCCGCATCCTCTCGCAGCTCGAAGAGATCATTAAGACCGGGATTACGGGCTTCAGTGAAGAACAGAGCGCGATCCCGATCCGTCTGCCGAAGCGTTTCGATTTCAGCGCGAATGTGGAAGACAACATCTTGAGTGCGTTGCTCGGGATCACGCAACTCCGCTTCGCGCACGACGGCATTTCGATCGGCGTCGATCAAGGCCAAGACTTCTTTTCGTTCGGCGCCAATCTGTCGCTGACCCAACGCCTCCCCGTCGCCGGCCAAATGCAAGAATGGCGCATTCCGAGGGAATGACGGCGTGCGTAGATGCGTACGCACTAGGGCGTGTTTGCAAAATTGATATGGCAATGCAGGATCTTCCATCACGCAGTGGCCCGCGTTCGATACGGGGGCCGGGCGGAGGGGGCAGGGACCGCCAGGGTACGCTATCGCGGCGGCATCGAGCCGCCGCGCGCTCGCCCTCGCCGTTTTCGACGTTAGATTTCGCAAGGAGAAAACGGCTGCGAGAGCCCCTAGCGGCCCCTGCCCCCTCCACCCGGCTCGGGCACGGACAGGCCCTCGGGACTCCCCTCTTGCTCCTGCCGGGGCATGTGACTCAGCAATTCAATCTGGATGAGCAACTCGGGTCCGATGCGATGTGCGCAGGGCCAGCAGGGCTTGGACGAATTCGGCGGCCTTGTGGACTAAGTCTTGGGCACTGCTTTTCATGAAGTCCGGTGACGGTGCATAATCGGCGATGGCTCGCCATTCTGTTAATATGGCCTATTTTGTCAAATGTAGGTCATTTTGGAAAATAGAGAATTGAAAATGGAGGACGATCCGCTGGCGGCGGATCGTTACCCCCCCGCGCCTGAGGATGTGGCAACGGCACCGTTTAATTGTTCCATCACGGCGAGGAAGCGTTTGCCTTGCGTGAGGGGGACTTTCAGCGCAACGCCAGCGGGGAGGGGGACAGAGCCGTCGTAGACCGCCGGTGTCAGTCCGGGATTCAATTGCCACAACGTTTCCAACGCCACGGCGGCGTGCTTCGCGAGGTCCGGCAGCGCCACGATGCCGGTCGTGACAACGGTGTCGTATTGGAGCGGCGGGTCGATAGTGAGTTTGCCGAACAGCGTCTCCCGTTGTTCGTAGGTGTGGAGCGCGGCGAGGAATTCACAATAAAAATTGCGCGATGCAAATCCGTAACTGGCGCCGCGATATGAGTTAATGATCCGTTCGATCGACGTGGTGCCGAGTTCTCGCACCGCGCGCAGCAAGTTGCCGGGACCGGAATTGTAGGCATTGATCGCGAGCGGCCAGGTGCCGAGCTGCTGGAAATTCTTCTTCAATAACCGTGCGGCGCCGTGACTCGCCGCGGTCGGGTCGTTGCGTTCATCGATGAAGCGCGTGTTTTGCAGTCCCATCAGTCGCGCCGTCCCGGGCATGAATTGCCAAATCCCGGAGGCCCCGGCCTTGGAATACGCGCGCAGATCGAACATCGATTCCACAAACACGAGCCGGCTCATTTCCCACGGGATTTGCTCTTCGGCAAAGATCGCCTCGATCTGCGGCAGATAGCGCCCCGACGCGATCAGACCGGCGCGAAACCGATCTTTCAGCCCGGTTTGGCTGCGCAGCCGTTCGTTGGTGGCCGCGGCCCGAAATTGCTCCGGCGTTGCCCCGTAAGGGGCGAACAGTTTGACGATCCGCTGCTCTAATGGGGATTGTCCGGGACGTTTGGGATCTTCCGTGAGTCGGAGCAGCGCTTCGCGTACGCGATCCATGGTCTCGCGGACTCGCGCGCGCCGCGCTTCTTGCACCTCCGGCGGAAACGCCGCGAACGGGTCGCCTAAGCGGCTGATATCGGCCAAGCTGATGGTTGCGTAGACGATCTCGAGGTGGTCGGTGTCGTGAATCAGGACCTGATTGCGATCGTATTTGCTGTAAATGTCTTGCCAGAAATGCACTGGAGCGGCCAGCGCACGCGGGATTGCGAACGTGGCGCGGATCTTCCGGTGCCGCTGCCCTTGGGCGCGGGCCGTATCGGCCACCCGCGCGTAGAATCCTTGGGCGTGGGCCGATGAAAGAGGGTGGAACAAGAGTGAAACGAGCAGTACGCTGACCGCGAACAGAGTGAGCAGTTGCTTCATGAGCGCGATATAGCATATACCCGCCGCGTACGGAAAGTAGAACCCACCACTATTTAGGAGGAAAATATGCGTATCACATCTCTCATCGTCGCTGCGGCCGTGGTCGGCGGCTCGCTGTTCAGTGCTCGCCTCGCACGAGCCGACGGCTGTTTCCTCTGTGAGGGTGGCGGCTACGTTGCCTTCACCGGAGAGGACACGTTTGAGAAACGGAAGAAAGCGACCGAACAATTCGGTTGCAAGGTCTCGGGCACGACCTCGTCATGCAGCCATCCCAAGGGAACGGTCAGCAGCCTGCGCCGTGGCACAGAAGACCAAGTCGCCTGCGAAGGGGAAGAGCATCAGAAAGACAAGAAGGGGAAGAAATACCAATCTCCGAAGCAGGAGTCGTAACGCGTGGGGCCTCGGGGGCGGAAGCTTCGGCGTTGGTTGCTTGGGCTCGGCATGAGCGTCGGGCTCGCTGTGGCCGGCGTCTATTACTTTCCGCAATGGTTAGCGGTCTCTGACCCCGTCGCGCCCGCCGATGCGTTGATCGTGCTCGGCGGCGATGCGACGCGCGCGATCGATGCCGCCAAATATTTCCGCCAGGGGATAGCGCCGATTGTCTATATTTCGCAGCCCGTCGTGGAAGCATCGTTCCGTCGCTTAGAGGAATTCGGGATCATCTATCCGCGTGAAGCCGACGTCGCACGCGCAGTCTTGATCGCGAACGGTGTGCCGGAGTCGCAGATTCGTTCCGGCAGCGATCCGGTCATTAGTACGGTGGAGGAGGCGGAGGCGTTAGAGCGGCGGTTGCCGGAGTCGGCGCAGCGCGTGCTGTTAGTGACGTCGCCATATCACGTGCGACGCACGCGCTTCATCTTTCGACGCGCGATGCCGGGACGCGTAGTCTCTGTCGTCGCGTCGACTGCGGAACTCTATCCGCGCCGCTGGTGGACTCGCCAAGATGTGGCGCGTGCCGTCGTGTTGGAAGGAATGAAATTCGCCTTTTATCTCCTCGGAGGACGATTTTATGCGCATTGAGTGGATCACGTTGGCTTGCGCGATCGCGTTACTCCTCTATTTCCGCTGGGCAGGAAGGGTGTGGAAACGACTGCCACAGCTCCCACTCGGATTCTTCATCGTCTGGCTGTTATTGGAAAGCGTCGCACCGCTACTCACTCGCCTCGCGTGGCATGGGCTGTTGGCGTGGGTTGCGGCCCTCGCAACGATTGCCCTCTATTTCGGCCTGATTCGCTTTGCGGCCTTTGCCATCGAGTCCGTCGTCGGGAAACGGCGACGCGTCGCCGTGCCCGGGATCGTGCGCGATGTCGTGCTGGTGATCTTGTACGTGATCGTCATTCTCGTGGTGCTGCGGCAACAATTGCATCTGGATCTCACGTCGCTGGTGGCGACGTCGGCCGTCCTGACCGCCGTGCTCGGGCTCGCACTGCAAGAGACGCTGGGCAACTTGTTTTCCGGCATCGCGCTCAATGTGGAACGGCCCTACAAATTGGGCGATTGGGTCGCGTTCGATAAATATCGCGGCCAAGTGCGTGAAATGGGTTGGCGCTCCACGACCATTCTCACTGCGGAAAACGAAGCGATCACGATCCCCAATAATCTGATCTCGCGCAGCACGATCGTCAATTACAGCGATCCCTCGACGCTGATCGTCTCCGGGTTTTTCCTCGGCATCGGGTACGAAATTCCCCCGAATCGCGTGCGCGCCACGGTGCTGGAGTTGTTGCGTGCCCATCCGCAAGTGCACGGCGGGAGCGAAATGGAAGTGCGCGTCGTCGATTTCGGCGAGAGTGCGGTGCGCTATGAAGTCCGCTATTTTGTCGATATCCGCGAGGGATATGAATGCACGGAGCACATCAAATCGGAGCTATTGACGCACTGTTGGTATCGATTCCAGCGGGATGGATTGCGCATTCCGTATCCGACGCGGATCAATTATCAGGGCCGCGAACCGACGCCGGAGGCCCTCGGGGCGGAGATCGGGCGCGTGTTGGCGAACGTGGAAGTCTTCAGTCCGCTGCAAGCGGACGATCGGCGGCTGCTGGCCGCGCGCGTGGATCAACTCTATTTCGCGCGTGGCGAGACGGTCGTGCACCAGGGTGCGGCCGGTGACTGTATGTACGTCATCGCCAAAGGCGGGTGCGAGATTGTCGTCAGCAGTCCCGGCCGCCAAAGTGTCGTCGTCGCGCGGATGGGCCCCGGCGAGTTCTTCGGCGAGATGTCGCTGATGACCGGAGAACCGCGGAGTGCCACGGTCGTGGCGACAGACGATCTGATGGTCTATGCGATCGACAAAGAGGATATGCTTGCGGTGCTTGAGGCGCATCCGACGCTCTCCGCCGCGATCAGCGAAATCCTCGCGCTGCGACTGGCGCAGCGGACCGAAGCCCTCGCCAGCGCCGGTCCTGCCGAGCCGCACACGCTGCCTCCCAACGCCGGGCAAATCCTGCAACGGATTCGGTCGTTTTTTGGGATACGATAATGGGTGACTGGTGGCTGGTGACTAGTGACTGGGGATCGGAGCGCGGATGCCCTCCCCCCCCAGCCACTAGTCACCAGCCACTTCCGTTCAGCCACTAGTCACGAGTCACGTTTTTTGCGAACGTGCGCATCCGATCGCGCAGCGCGGGGAGTTGTTGCCGATAGCGGTCGACGAACGTGAGATCGAGATCGGCCACGAGGACCTCCGGCTGCGCGCTGCCGGCCTCCGCGAGGGTTTCTCCCCATGGACCGACGATCAGCGCATGACCGTAACTGCGCGCATTATATTTGTGCCCGCATTGGGCCGGCGCGATCATGTAGGCCTGATTTTCGATTGCGCGGGCGCGGACCAACACATGCCAATGCGATTGTCCGGTGAAATGCATGAAGTTCGAGGGGAGGCAAAGGATCTCCGCGCCGCGCCGGGCCAGGATGCCGAAGAGTTCCGGCATCCGCACGTCGTAGCAAATCGTCAGGCCGATGCGGCCGAACGGCGTCTTGACGGTCATCGGCTGCGTGCCGGCGTGAAATCCGGTCTCGCGCAACCAGTGTCCATCTGGCATCCGGCAGCGAAAGAGATGCATCTTGCGATAACGCGCGGCGATCCGGCCCTCGGGATCGATCAACCAACTCGTATTGTACCGTCGGTGCGGCGTTCCGGCGGCCTCTTGGACTGAACCGAGCAATAACCAAATGCGCAACGTGGCCGCTAAGTCAC from Deltaproteobacteria bacterium encodes the following:
- a CDS encoding lytic transglycosylase domain-containing protein; protein product: MKQLLTLFAVSVLLVSLLFHPLSSAHAQGFYARVADTARAQGQRHRKIRATFAIPRALAAPVHFWQDIYSKYDRNQVLIHDTDHLEIVYATISLADISRLGDPFAAFPPEVQEARRARVRETMDRVREALLRLTEDPKRPGQSPLEQRIVKLFAPYGATPEQFRAAATNERLRSQTGLKDRFRAGLIASGRYLPQIEAIFAEEQIPWEMSRLVFVESMFDLRAYSKAGASGIWQFMPGTARLMGLQNTRFIDERNDPTAASHGAARLLKKNFQQLGTWPLAINAYNSGPGNLLRAVRELGTTSIERIINSYRGASYGFASRNFYCEFLAALHTYEQRETLFGKLTIDPPLQYDTVVTTGIVALPDLAKHAAVALETLWQLNPGLTPAVYDGSVPLPAGVALKVPLTQGKRFLAVMEQLNGAVATSSGAGG
- a CDS encoding YdcF family protein, with product MSVGLAVAGVYYFPQWLAVSDPVAPADALIVLGGDATRAIDAAKYFRQGIAPIVYISQPVVEASFRRLEEFGIIYPREADVARAVLIANGVPESQIRSGSDPVISTVEEAEALERRLPESAQRVLLVTSPYHVRRTRFIFRRAMPGRVVSVVASTAELYPRRWWTRQDVARAVVLEGMKFAFYLLGGRFYAH
- a CDS encoding mechanosensitive ion channel family protein, with the translated sequence MRIEWITLACAIALLLYFRWAGRVWKRLPQLPLGFFIVWLLLESVAPLLTRLAWHGLLAWVAALATIALYFGLIRFAAFAIESVVGKRRRVAVPGIVRDVVLVILYVIVILVVLRQQLHLDLTSLVATSAVLTAVLGLALQETLGNLFSGIALNVERPYKLGDWVAFDKYRGQVREMGWRSTTILTAENEAITIPNNLISRSTIVNYSDPSTLIVSGFFLGIGYEIPPNRVRATVLELLRAHPQVHGGSEMEVRVVDFGESAVRYEVRYFVDIREGYECTEHIKSELLTHCWYRFQRDGLRIPYPTRINYQGREPTPEALGAEIGRVLANVEVFSPLQADDRRLLAARVDQLYFARGETVVHQGAAGDCMYVIAKGGCEIVVSSPGRQSVVVARMGPGEFFGEMSLMTGEPRSATVVATDDLMVYAIDKEDMLAVLEAHPTLSAAISEILALRLAQRTEALASAGPAEPHTLPPNAGQILQRIRSFFGIR
- a CDS encoding carbon-nitrogen hydrolase family protein; protein product: MKPVGRHVRVAVVQMDTQSDVAANLVQATELIRRATRRRAQFVALPESCLYLGPDRRVVFTHDAPPIRALRDLAATLRIWLLLGSVQEAAGTPHRRYNTSWLIDPEGRIAARYRKMHLFRCRMPDGHWLRETGFHAGTQPMTVKTPFGRIGLTICYDVRMPELFGILARRGAEILCLPSNFMHFTGQSHWHVLVRARAIENQAYMIAPAQCGHKYNARSYGHALIVGPWGETLAEAGSAQPEVLVADLDLTFVDRYRQQLPALRDRMRTFAKNVTRD